One part of the Glycine soja cultivar W05 chromosome 11, ASM419377v2, whole genome shotgun sequence genome encodes these proteins:
- the LOC114375958 gene encoding F-box protein At5g46170-like, translated as MSSQRADLACRIFPEPDASEIDHFDRLPDSLLLLVFNKIGDVKALGRCCVVSRRFHSLVPQVENVVVRVDCVISDDDSSSSAAASDKSRGPFWNLLRLVFGGIVKPIQTLGQFLGPKRPSSSSVTSPSSTTSSSPLAVGTDDDSDAGVTHHSPTQVLKNFNEIRLLRIELPSGELGIEDGVLLKWRADFGSTLDNCVILGASSVFHPKDNLTDPIPTTNCNANDDNGSIPDSFYTNGGLKLRVVWTISSLIAASARHYLLQPIISEHATLDNLVLTDADGQGVLYMNREQLEELRVKPLSASSASKRTLVPALNMRLWYAPHLELPTGVVLKGATLVAIRPSELSPNTAKKEASDLSWVSTAFEEPYRTAATMLVKRRTYCLEMNSF; from the coding sequence atgTCTTCCCAGCGCGCAGATCTAGCGTGCCGGATCTTCCCGGAGCCCGATGCCTCCGAAATCGACCACTTCGACCGGTTACCGGACTCGCTCCTCCTTTTGGTTTTCAACAAGATCGGCGACGTCAAAGCCCTAGGCCGCTGCTGCGTCGTCTCGCGCCGCTTCCACTCCCTCGTCCCGCAGGTCGAAAACGTCGTCGTCCGCGTCGACTGCGTCATATCCGACGACGACTCCTCTTCCTCCGCCGCCGCCTCCGACAAGTCCCGCGGCCCCTTCTGGAACCTCCTCCGCCTCGTCTTCGGCGGAATCGTGAAACCCATCCAAACCCTCGGTCAGTTCCTCGGCCCCAAACgcccctcctcctcctccgtCACGTCCCCTtcctccaccacctcctcctccCCCCTCGCCGTCGGCACCGACGACGACTCCGACGCCGGCGTCACCCACCACTCCCCGACGCAAGTCCTCAAAAACTTCAACGAGATTCGCCTCCTCCGGATCGAGCTCCCCAGCGGCGAGCTAGGCATCGAAGACGGCGTGCTCCTCAAATGGCGCGCCGATTTCGGATCAACTCTCGACAATTGCGTCATCCTCGGCGCCTCCTCCGTCTTCCACCCCAAAGACAACCTAACCGACCCCATCCCCACCACCAATTGCAACGCAAACGACGACAACGGAAGCATCCCTGATTCCTTCTACACCAACGGCGGCCTCAAACTGCGCGTTGTGTGGACCATCAGTTCCCTCATCGCTGCCTCCGCCAGGCATTACTTGCTCCAACCCATTATCTCCGAGCACGCCACCCTCGACAACTTGGTGCTCACCGACGCCGATGGCCAGGGGGTACTTTACATGAACAGGGAGCAACTCGAGGAGCTGAGGGTGAAGCCGCTCTCGGCCTCGTCGGCGTCGAAGAGGACTCTCGTTCCGGCGCTTAACATGAGGCTGTGGTACGCGCCGCACTTGGAATTACCAACTGGGGTTGTGTTGAAGGGTGCCACTCTTGTTGCTATTAGGCCCAGCGAGCTATCCCCCAATACTGCGAAGAAGGAGGCGTCGGATTTGTCGTGGGTTTCGACGGCGTTTGAGGAGCCGTATAGGACGGCTGCTACAATGCTTGTCAAGAGGAGGACTTATTGCCTTGAGATGAACTCATTCTGA
- the LOC114374010 gene encoding phosphatidylinositol N-acetylglucosaminyltransferase subunit P → MESPHSVNSPRRTLSLSKKQRATVSFFDPDDITSGFGLSGDHGPKPSEVYGFVGSITTVVATVIFLVWAYAPESWLQSVGISYYPSRYWALAVPTYVMVTIVLVLGFYIGLNFISTPSPASLNTVFDEFSRDPLSLECSLEEDEKPIEPISDIGIGRINDIMFNNAT, encoded by the exons ATGGAAAGTCCCCACTCTGTGAACAGTCCAAGAAGAACCCTCAGCCTATCGAAAAAGCAGAGGGCAACTGTATCCTTTTTTGACCCCGATGACATAACCTCTGGCTTTGGATTGTCTGGCGATCATGGCCCTAAGCCTTCTGAAGTTTATGGTTTTGTAGGTTCTATTACCACTGTTGTTGCTACAG TTATTTTCTTGGTATGGGCATATGCTCCAGAATCATGGCTACAATCTGTTGGCATCTCTTACTATCCTAGCAG ATATTGGGCTCTAGCAGTACCAACTTATGTGATGGTGACCATTGTATTGGTGCTGGGATTCTACATTGGCCTTAACTTCATTTCAACACCTTCCCCTGCATCTTTAAACACTGTTTTCG ATGAATTCAGTAGGGATCCTTTAAGTCTCGAGTGTTctctagaagaagatgagaaaCCCATCGAGCCCATTTCAGATATTGGTATTGGCAGAATCAATGATATCATGTTCAATAATGCAACCTAA
- the LOC114375650 gene encoding transcription factor TCP2-like yields MEEDEIQACKFPRVGNGRSSDQYQEEEEEGGDLRLRKGVGVGGGGGGGGSDASTNHFHQSSWHHSSRIIRVSRASGGKDRHSKVMTSKGLRDRRVRLSVTTAIQFYDLQDRLGYDQPSKAVEWLIKAASEAISELPSLNNPFPDTPKQLSDKKRPTSGGGQQQQQIQQGHFDDADGDTSYPQNQSQNLSLSKSACSSTSETSKGSGLSLSRSEIRVNRVKARERARERAAKEKEKEKEKEKEKEKESESSIAHHHHHHHVNNNNHMSHTASFTELLTGGIGSTVTVNPNTTTTTTTTTTSPNGSSVHQIHDGHDHETNLFNKGRQQQQQHHWSQTVTPMDYFSTGLLVGPSSSSARTQQHQHQSSSAHFQLGHAHALPISPFSGENHSEQLQHFSFMPDHLNNIPAHHVVTSSSASHQPNGGDNNYNLNFSISTSTGLAGYNNRGTLQSNSPSSSFLPHHLQRFQPLDGSSNLPFFIGAAAPSSAPPTMDNNNNNNSNNHHHLQFSPVFDGRLQLCYGDGTRHSDHKGKGKN; encoded by the coding sequence ATGGAGGAGGATGAGATTCAAGCATGTAAGTTCCCAAGAGTTGGAAATGGTAGGAGTAGTGACCAATACcaagaggaggaagaagagggTGGTGACCTAAGACTTAGAAaaggtgttggtgttggtggtggtggtggaggtggagGAAGTGATGCTAGCACAAACCACTTCCACCAAAGTAGTTGGCACCATTCTTCTAGAATCATAAGGGTGTCTCGAGCATCTGGTGGCAAAGACAGGCACAGCAAAGTGATGACCTCAAAAGGGTTAAGAGACAGAAGGGTTAGGCTCTCTGTGACCACAGCTATTCAGTTCTATGACCTTCAAGATCGCTTGGGTTACGACCAACCTAGCAAAGCTGTTGAGTGGTTAATCAAAGCTGCTTCAGAAGCTATCTCTGAGCTTCCTTCTCTCAACAACCCTTTCCCTGATACCCCTAAGCAACTAAGTGATAAGAAAAGGCCTACTAGTGGTGGtggtcaacaacaacaacaaatacaaCAAGGCCACTTTGATGATGCTGATGGAGACACAAGTTACCCCCAAAACCAAAGCCAGAACCTTTCTCTCTCCAAGTCTGCTTGCAGCAGCACTTCCGAGACAAGCAAGGGCTCAGGCTTGTCCCTCTCAAGGTCTGAGATTCGTGTGAACCGTGTTAAGGCAAGGGAGAGGGCTAGGGAGAGAGCTgctaaagaaaaagagaaggagaaggagaaggagaaggagaaggagaaagagagtGAATCTAGCATTGCACATCACCACCATCATCACCATgtgaacaacaacaaccacaTGTCTCACACAGCTTCCTTCACTGAGCTTCTCACTGGTGGGATTGGGAGCACTGTAACAGTTAACcccaacaccaccaccaccaccaccacaacaacaacaagtcCTAATGGGTCATCAGTTCATCAGATCCATGATGGTCATGATCATGAGACTAATCTATTCAACAAGGGaaggcaacaacaacaacagcatcaTTGGTCTCAAACAGTGACACCTATGGACTACTTCAGCACAGGCCTCTTGGTAGGACCTTCTTCATCATCTGCAAGAACTcaacaacaccaacaccaaTCTTCTTCAGCACATTTCCAACTGGGACATGCACATGCCCTTCCAATCTCTCCATTCAGTGGAGAAAACCACTCAGAGCAGCTGCAGCATTTTTCCTTCATGCCAGACCACCTCAACAACATACCAGCTCATCATGTGGTTACATCTTCTTCTGCTTCTCATCAACCCAACGGGGGTGACAACAACTACAACCTCAACTTCAGTATCTCTACATCGACGGGCCTTGCTGGTTACAACAATAGGGGGACCCTTCAGTCCAATTCTCCGTCTTCCTCGTTTTTGCCTCATCACCTCCAGAGGTTTCAACCTTTAGACGGATCGTCCAACCTACCTTTCTTTATAGGAGCTGCTGCTCCTTCTTCTGCTCCTCCAACCatggacaacaacaacaataataacagCAACAACCATCACCACCTTCAGTTCTCACCTGTCTTTGATGGCCGCTTGCAACTCTGCTATGGCGATGGAACAAGGCATTCTGACCACAAGGGGAAGGGAAAGAACTAA